Proteins encoded within one genomic window of Eurosta solidaginis isolate ZX-2024a chromosome 1, ASM4086904v1, whole genome shotgun sequence:
- the MED31 gene encoding mediator of RNA polymerase II transcription subunit 31 isoform X2 — protein MNAYAAIESEDQQKLRWQVELEFVQCLANPNYLNFLAQRGYFKDQAFINYLKYLQYWKEPEYAKYLMYPMCLYFLDLLQYEHFRREIVNSQCCKFIDDQAILQWQHYTRKRIKMFNSVNSGGGGGGGVGGIGAGQINAVELPVAGLDPQQQQQPPQQNVQQNQSQQQQNQQPSQHPQVGVIGSNAPVGLQNGLVNNVQLQQPQQQPQMQQQQQPQQQTQQQQQQSVANAVMGIPNGSNAAANSNN, from the exons CGGCTATTGAGTCCGAGGATCAACAAAAGCTGCGATGGCAAGTTGAACTTGAATTCGTACAGTGTCTTGCAAATCCTAATTATTTAAACT TTTTAGCCCAACGTGGCTATTTTAAGGATCAAGCTTTTATCAATTATCTCAAATATCTGCAGTATTGGAAAGAGCCTGAATATGCGAAATATCTAATGTATCCCATGTGCTTATATTTTCTTGATTTATTACAATACGAACATTTTCGACGTGAGATTGTCAATTCGCAATGTTGCAAGTTTATCGATGATCAAGCCATATTACAGTGGCAACATTATACACGTAAAcgaataaaaatgtttaatagtGTTAATAGtggtggcggtggtggtggtggtgttggTGGGATTGGTGCTGGTCAAATTAATGCTGTTGAACTGCCGGTTGCTGGACTGGAcccacaacagcagcaacaaccacCACAACAAAATGTGCAGCAAAATCagtcacaacaacagcaaaaccaACAACCAAGTCAACATCCACAGGTTGGCGTAATTGGAAGCAATGCACCAGTAGGCTTACAAAATGGTCTTGTCAATAATGTTCAACTACAGCAACCGCAACAGCAACCACAgatgcagcagcagcagcagccgcAACAGCAaacacagcaacaacagcaacagagtGTTGCTAACGCAGTAATGGGCATACCGAATGGCAGTAATGCTGCAGCAAATAGCAATAATTAA
- the MED31 gene encoding mediator of RNA polymerase II transcription subunit 31 isoform X1: protein MAKMYGKGKTAIESEDQQKLRWQVELEFVQCLANPNYLNFLAQRGYFKDQAFINYLKYLQYWKEPEYAKYLMYPMCLYFLDLLQYEHFRREIVNSQCCKFIDDQAILQWQHYTRKRIKMFNSVNSGGGGGGGVGGIGAGQINAVELPVAGLDPQQQQQPPQQNVQQNQSQQQQNQQPSQHPQVGVIGSNAPVGLQNGLVNNVQLQQPQQQPQMQQQQQPQQQTQQQQQQSVANAVMGIPNGSNAAANSNN, encoded by the exons CGGCTATTGAGTCCGAGGATCAACAAAAGCTGCGATGGCAAGTTGAACTTGAATTCGTACAGTGTCTTGCAAATCCTAATTATTTAAACT TTTTAGCCCAACGTGGCTATTTTAAGGATCAAGCTTTTATCAATTATCTCAAATATCTGCAGTATTGGAAAGAGCCTGAATATGCGAAATATCTAATGTATCCCATGTGCTTATATTTTCTTGATTTATTACAATACGAACATTTTCGACGTGAGATTGTCAATTCGCAATGTTGCAAGTTTATCGATGATCAAGCCATATTACAGTGGCAACATTATACACGTAAAcgaataaaaatgtttaatagtGTTAATAGtggtggcggtggtggtggtggtgttggTGGGATTGGTGCTGGTCAAATTAATGCTGTTGAACTGCCGGTTGCTGGACTGGAcccacaacagcagcaacaaccacCACAACAAAATGTGCAGCAAAATCagtcacaacaacagcaaaaccaACAACCAAGTCAACATCCACAGGTTGGCGTAATTGGAAGCAATGCACCAGTAGGCTTACAAAATGGTCTTGTCAATAATGTTCAACTACAGCAACCGCAACAGCAACCACAgatgcagcagcagcagcagccgcAACAGCAaacacagcaacaacagcaacagagtGTTGCTAACGCAGTAATGGGCATACCGAATGGCAGTAATGCTGCAGCAAATAGCAATAATTAA